A portion of the Streptomyces sp. YPW6 genome contains these proteins:
- a CDS encoding bifunctional 2-polyprenyl-6-hydroxyphenol methylase/3-demethylubiquinol 3-O-methyltransferase UbiG has protein sequence MSSDTSRATDATDSAAFWENHYAGVDPQWGTRPNAVLAEVVTALAPGPGGGGGRALDLGCGHGGDALWLASLGWDVTAVDVSATALERVAAGAVAAGLTGRVHTGRHDLARSFPDGAFDLVTASYFHTPVETPREQVLRRAAEAVAPGGLLVLVEHASLAPWSWRDGHEDVRFPSPEDVRASLRLGDGWHTERCHAPARTATGPGGETATVTDNVIAVRRARHA, from the coding sequence GTGAGCAGCGACACCTCCCGTGCCACCGACGCCACCGACTCCGCCGCGTTCTGGGAGAACCACTACGCCGGCGTCGACCCGCAGTGGGGCACCCGGCCCAACGCCGTCCTCGCCGAGGTCGTCACAGCGCTGGCCCCCGGGCCGGGGGGCGGCGGCGGTCGTGCGCTCGACCTCGGCTGCGGGCACGGCGGCGACGCCCTCTGGCTCGCCTCGCTCGGCTGGGACGTCACCGCCGTCGACGTCTCGGCGACCGCCCTGGAACGCGTCGCCGCCGGGGCCGTCGCGGCAGGGCTGACCGGCCGCGTCCACACCGGTCGGCACGACCTCGCCCGGTCCTTCCCCGACGGGGCCTTCGACCTGGTCACCGCCAGCTACTTCCACACCCCTGTGGAGACCCCCCGCGAACAGGTCCTCCGGCGCGCCGCCGAAGCCGTCGCCCCCGGCGGCCTGCTCGTCCTGGTCGAGCATGCCTCGCTCGCCCCCTGGTCCTGGCGGGACGGGCACGAGGACGTACGGTTCCCCAGCCCCGAGGACGTGCGCGCGTCGCTGCGGCTCGGCGACGGATGGCACACCGAGCGCTGCCACGCACCCGCGCGGACCGCCACCGGGCCCGGCGGCGAGACGGCGACCGTGACCGACAACGTCATCGCCGTCCGCCGGGCCCGCCACGCCTGA
- a CDS encoding helix-turn-helix domain-containing protein encodes MAATEDTAGPAPKGGKDGVLAAVGPRLRELRRRHGMTLAELAERTGINESTLSRLEGGTRRPTLELLLPLAEVHQVPLDELVGAPRTGDPRIHLRPVTRDGLTYVPLSRPGGVQAHKLLIRPSPAGAEPTLRTHEGFEWLYVLSGRLRLILGERSLVLKPGEAAEFDTHVPHWLGPDDDRTVELLVLFGHQGERAHLRARQGPLRGSADGTP; translated from the coding sequence ATGGCAGCCACGGAAGACACAGCGGGGCCCGCACCCAAGGGCGGCAAGGACGGCGTCCTGGCGGCGGTGGGCCCCCGCCTGCGCGAACTGCGCCGCAGGCACGGCATGACGCTGGCCGAGCTGGCGGAGCGGACCGGGATCAACGAGAGCACCCTGTCCCGCCTGGAGGGCGGCACCCGCAGGCCGACGCTGGAACTGCTGCTGCCGCTGGCGGAGGTCCACCAGGTCCCGCTGGACGAACTGGTGGGCGCGCCCCGCACCGGAGACCCGCGCATCCACCTCCGCCCGGTGACGCGGGACGGTCTCACGTACGTACCGCTGAGCCGTCCGGGCGGGGTCCAGGCCCACAAGCTGCTGATCCGCCCGAGCCCGGCGGGTGCGGAACCGACGCTGCGGACCCACGAGGGCTTCGAGTGGCTGTACGTGCTGTCCGGCCGGCTCCGCCTGATCCTGGGTGAGCGGTCCCTCGTCCTGAAGCCCGGCGAGGCAGCCGAGTTCGACACACACGTCCCGCACTGGCTCGGCCCCGACGACGACCGCACCGTGGAACTGCTCGTCCTCTTCGGCCACCAGGGCGAACGGGCCCACCTGAGGGCCCGCCAGGGGCCTTTGCGAGGATCGGCGGATGGGACACCCTGA
- a CDS encoding alanine--tRNA ligase-related protein — protein MRTDQLIRTFVEYYEERGHRRITGSTLLPPPGDPVLFTTSGMHPLTPYLEGRPHPLGKRLVNVQRCLRTTDLDEVGDATHLTVFEMLGTWSLGDYGGPLSLDWGYGLLTEGLGIDPGLLHTTVYAGDGRTGTGPDTDSLELWQRLGVPVELTVEDNWWPKSVDDDGGDGPVGPCGPDSEIFLWSGDGPPRSTPTRDDRWVEVWNHVTMTHRRLDDGSLVPLPRRNVDTGLGLERLASLLQGRSSVFACDVFDPWRRLVPPLWPLEEPELRLVGDHLRSAVVVLGDGVRPSHTGRGYVLRRLVRRVLTVLWRKDASRSLGDLPEDLVRHTLDHFRQDARPADVFRTLLDEEHRFGRLLERGRRVLARPRFRGPLTEEDFHYLHDTHGLPRDLVTGLREE, from the coding sequence ATGCGCACGGACCAGCTCATCAGGACGTTCGTCGAGTACTACGAGGAACGCGGCCACCGCCGGATCACCGGCTCGACCCTGCTGCCGCCCCCCGGCGACCCCGTCCTCTTCACGACCTCCGGCATGCACCCGCTCACCCCGTACCTGGAGGGCCGCCCGCACCCCCTGGGGAAGCGCCTGGTCAACGTACAGCGCTGTCTGCGCACCACGGACCTGGACGAGGTCGGGGACGCCACGCACCTGACGGTCTTCGAGATGCTGGGCACCTGGTCGCTGGGCGACTACGGGGGCCCGCTCAGCCTCGACTGGGGGTACGGGCTGCTCACCGAGGGCCTGGGCATCGACCCCGGGCTGCTGCACACCACGGTCTACGCCGGGGACGGCCGGACGGGGACGGGGCCGGACACCGATTCCCTCGAACTGTGGCAACGGCTCGGCGTCCCCGTGGAGCTCACGGTGGAGGACAACTGGTGGCCGAAGAGCGTGGACGACGACGGGGGCGACGGCCCGGTCGGTCCGTGCGGCCCCGATTCGGAGATCTTCCTCTGGAGCGGCGACGGTCCGCCTCGGTCGACGCCCACCCGCGACGACCGCTGGGTGGAGGTGTGGAACCACGTGACGATGACCCACCGCCGCCTCGACGACGGTTCGCTCGTCCCGCTCCCTCGGCGGAACGTCGACACCGGACTCGGCCTGGAGCGGCTGGCCTCCCTGCTCCAGGGCAGGTCCTCCGTCTTCGCGTGCGACGTCTTCGATCCGTGGCGCCGCCTCGTACCGCCCCTGTGGCCCCTGGAGGAGCCCGAACTCCGCCTGGTCGGCGACCACCTGCGCTCGGCCGTCGTGGTGCTCGGCGACGGCGTGCGCCCGTCGCACACCGGCCGCGGATACGTGCTGCGCCGCCTGGTACGCCGGGTGCTCACCGTGCTGTGGCGAAAGGACGCCTCACGCAGCCTCGGGGACCTGCCGGAGGACCTGGTCCGGCACACCCTGGACCACTTCCGCCAGGACGCCCGCCCGGCCGACGTGTTCCGCACCCTGCTCGACGAGGAACACCGGTTCGGCCGCCTCCTGGAACGCGGCCGCCGCGTACTCGCCCGCCCCCGCTTCCGGGGCCCGCTGACCGAGGAGGACTTCCACTACCTGCACGACACGCATGGGCTGCCGCGCGACCTGGTGACGGGGCTGCGCGAGGAGTGA
- a CDS encoding transposase family protein: MGVICRPGPTPDVTVARLHVLPALHKAAADGLPTLADEGYTCAGIRVPVRRPRGTSERALDADTRTTNTLIRDLRALGERTAAEPMERWRTLKHITVSPCRIGDTARAALELNGRWQ, translated from the coding sequence GTGGGTGTCATATGTCGACCGGGCCCCACTCCGGACGTCACCGTCGCCCGGCTGCATGTCCTGCCCGCGTTGCACAAGGCAGCAGCCGACGGCCTGCCCACCCTGGCAGACGAGGGCTACACCTGCGCCGGCATCCGCGTCCCGGTCCGCCGCCCGAGAGGAACGTCAGAACGAGCTCTGGATGCCGACACACGCACCACGAACACCCTGATCAGAGACCTCCGCGCCCTCGGGGAGCGCACGGCCGCTGAGCCCATGGAGCGCTGGCGCACGCTCAAGCACATCACCGTGAGCCCCTGCCGCATCGGCGACACAGCTCGCGCAGCCCTCGAGCTCAACGGCCGCTGGCAGTGA